In Deltaproteobacteria bacterium, one DNA window encodes the following:
- the pilO gene encoding type 4a pilus biogenesis protein PilO — MINFFIKIVGFEYSKIMLAAFVLSGLYYIGSFKDTMAQLEQQLTTLQQQKNQEESKAQDTKKTEEKAILVQQLVTKLSQNLDEIQKRLPNNITTSDVISYIEGFSRKPQIQISSKKPLATEKIDIVEKLPLDIEFKASYSQLGIFFIQAGNFETITTISKYRISRIPSSDKNLLHVDLTINGYRSLENKVEKNKDNK, encoded by the coding sequence ATGATTAATTTTTTTATCAAAATAGTTGGTTTTGAGTATTCAAAAATTATGCTTGCCGCTTTTGTTCTTAGTGGTCTTTATTATATTGGTTCATTTAAAGACACGATGGCTCAACTTGAACAACAATTAACAACGCTACAACAACAGAAGAATCAAGAGGAATCTAAAGCTCAAGACACCAAAAAAACAGAAGAGAAAGCTATTTTGGTGCAGCAACTTGTGACCAAATTAAGTCAAAATTTGGATGAAATTCAGAAAAGATTGCCCAATAATATCACCACCTCTGATGTGATTTCTTATATTGAAGGCTTTTCGAGAAAGCCACAAATTCAAATTTCATCAAAAAAGCCCTTAGCCACTGAAAAAATTGATATTGTTGAGAAACTCCCTTTGGATATTGAATTTAAAGCGAGTTACTCCCAGCTAGGAATATTTTTTATTCAAGCTGGAAATTTTGAAACCATTACCACGATTTCTAAGTATAGAATTTCACGAATACCCAGCTCAGATAAAAATTTGTTACACGTGGATCTGACAATTAATGGATACCGGTCCTTAGAGAATAAAGTTGAAAAAAATAAGGATAATAAGTGA
- a CDS encoding MFS transporter translates to MYNRAEVVDQNFIKFVSHLQFPKSKQEIFYDEKLIKLIKPTELVDLFESQIISRHLDLRARILKNSNLCFYTIGSSGHEGNAVFGKYFKHSDMAFLHYRCGAFMVQRSKQVPGVSAIYDAMLSFVASSEDPISGGRHKVFGSKALNIPPQTSTIASHLPKAVGAALSISRAKELNLPSMIPSDGLVLCEFGDASANHSTAVGAINTASWIAYQNIPLPLIFICEDNGIGISVHTPKNWIESNFSNRPGIKYFKADGLNLLDLVIKTKEVEAYVRQTRRPVFFHIEVIRMLGHAGSDVEFNYHTLEHIEAIEFQDPLLHSARILIENNILSMNQIIEMYEDLRARIDSVGQYVITRPKLLKPEEIRSSLIACDHPRVAPEKPSIKQREKFFGNEFARLKTPQHLAKLLNYTLIDLLAQYPGACVFGEDVAQKGGVYNVTDGLYLKFGAKKVFNSLLDEQSILGTALGFAQNGLLPIPEIQFLAYVHNAEDQIRGEAATLAFFSKGQFTNPMVVRIAGLPYQKGFGGHFHNDNSLAVFRDIPGLILAVPSNGLDGAKMLRRCVREAYEKGRVVVFIEPIALYMTKDLHQEGDKGWCFAYPDPEDEIEIGDFALHSKQSPLAEDILIITYGNGVYFSLQAQKILDEKHQLKVHVLDLRWVAPLNKEKIFSVAKEFKNILIVDECRQTGSLSEGLVSLLVEGFNSLPLSPQIQVIAAHDCFITLGVAAAAGLPSRDEIIKKCLEMSLQNNLEIKEVKSE, encoded by the coding sequence ATGTATAATAGAGCCGAAGTTGTTGATCAAAATTTTATTAAGTTTGTAAGTCATTTACAGTTTCCCAAATCAAAGCAGGAAATTTTTTATGATGAAAAACTTATAAAACTTATTAAACCCACAGAACTTGTTGATCTTTTCGAAAGTCAAATTATCAGCCGTCATTTAGACTTAAGAGCAAGAATTCTTAAAAATTCAAATCTGTGTTTTTACACCATTGGGAGTTCTGGGCATGAGGGCAATGCTGTTTTTGGTAAGTACTTTAAACACTCGGATATGGCATTTTTGCATTATCGATGCGGGGCCTTCATGGTGCAAAGATCTAAACAAGTTCCTGGGGTTTCCGCCATCTATGATGCCATGTTAAGCTTTGTCGCTTCAAGCGAGGATCCCATTTCTGGAGGTCGTCACAAAGTATTTGGAAGCAAAGCCTTAAATATTCCACCGCAAACAAGCACCATTGCGTCTCACTTGCCAAAGGCAGTAGGGGCTGCTTTATCTATTTCGAGAGCCAAAGAATTAAACTTACCTAGTATGATTCCCTCGGATGGCCTTGTTCTTTGTGAGTTTGGGGATGCATCGGCTAACCACTCAACCGCCGTGGGGGCTATCAATACCGCATCTTGGATTGCCTATCAAAATATTCCCTTACCTTTGATTTTCATTTGCGAGGATAATGGGATTGGGATTTCAGTTCACACTCCTAAAAATTGGATAGAAAGTAATTTTTCAAATAGGCCAGGAATAAAGTATTTTAAAGCAGACGGATTAAACTTATTGGACTTGGTTATAAAAACTAAAGAAGTTGAGGCCTATGTTCGTCAAACCAGAAGGCCCGTATTTTTTCATATAGAAGTGATTCGTATGTTAGGCCATGCCGGCTCCGATGTTGAATTTAACTATCACACCCTGGAGCATATTGAAGCCATCGAGTTTCAAGATCCCTTACTCCACAGCGCTCGGATCTTAATTGAAAATAATATTCTTTCTATGAATCAAATAATTGAAATGTACGAAGATTTAAGAGCCAGAATTGATAGCGTTGGTCAGTATGTCATCACAAGGCCAAAGCTTTTAAAGCCAGAAGAGATTAGGTCCTCGCTGATCGCTTGCGATCATCCTCGTGTGGCCCCTGAAAAACCATCGATAAAACAAAGAGAAAAATTTTTTGGTAACGAGTTTGCGAGATTGAAAACGCCTCAGCATTTAGCCAAATTATTAAATTACACCTTGATCGATCTATTGGCTCAATATCCAGGAGCTTGTGTCTTTGGTGAAGATGTGGCGCAAAAAGGCGGTGTTTATAATGTGACGGATGGTCTCTATTTAAAATTTGGCGCCAAAAAAGTATTTAATTCTTTGTTAGACGAACAGTCGATACTTGGAACAGCTTTGGGTTTTGCTCAAAATGGTCTTTTGCCTATTCCTGAGATTCAATTTTTAGCTTATGTTCACAACGCCGAAGACCAAATTCGTGGGGAGGCCGCGACCTTGGCTTTTTTTTCGAAAGGTCAGTTTACAAATCCTATGGTTGTTCGCATCGCAGGATTGCCCTATCAAAAGGGTTTCGGTGGCCATTTTCACAATGATAATTCTTTAGCTGTGTTTAGGGATATTCCCGGATTGATTCTAGCTGTGCCTTCAAATGGTTTAGATGGAGCGAAAATGCTAAGAAGATGCGTTCGAGAAGCTTATGAAAAAGGGCGAGTCGTTGTTTTTATAGAACCTATTGCTCTTTATATGACAAAAGATTTGCATCAAGAGGGAGATAAGGGCTGGTGCTTCGCCTATCCTGATCCAGAAGACGAGATTGAGATTGGGGACTTTGCTCTCCATAGCAAACAAAGCCCTCTTGCGGAAGATATTCTTATCATCACTTACGGAAATGGGGTTTATTTCTCTTTGCAGGCCCAAAAAATCTTGGATGAAAAACATCAACTAAAAGTTCATGTTTTGGATTTAAGATGGGTAGCGCCCTTAAATAAGGAAAAAATATTTTCGGTCGCAAAAGAATTTAAAAATATTTTAATCGTCGATGAGTGCCGACAAACGGGATCTTTAAGTGAAGGTTTGGTTTCATTATTAGTCGAGGGATTTAATTCCCTTCCTTTGAGTCCACAAATTCAAGTGATAGCTGCACATGATTGTTTCATCACCCTAGGTGTGGCCGCCGCCGCCGGATTGCCATCTCGAGATGAAATTATTAAAAAATGTTTGGAAATGAGTTTACAAAATAATTTAGAAATCAAAGAAGTGAAGTCAGAATGA
- the pilQ gene encoding type IV pilus secretin PilQ produces MNLKRKIIFVLALGYFVVSCSSQPTGSDEDLASDKGASSEVAASDTNADPAVEKPSEGSDPVDEFSENTPENPPPPTAENPPPQEPAKDEFSLNEAPQPEPAPSEQPMQDQPLAEQPPAEPQPQPQQQELPPQETAAPVVVSEPAPVNKPVTIKGIQFKGNDTGGSLVLEASGPFTYTTRKKPELNQLIIEIPNSEVLAKVLRPLNMKEFKGGIASVDTYKNPGTQITRVVLQLRAGASDPFIQLEGNSLVVATNEATEKTDQVVNTDKLEEMKQSSSQEFSSKNDSQSTSKLNSSSVLTGQESISEFLEKNTKFYGEIIDCNFDDMETKEVINLLASSANINLITEEVPVSKISISLNRVAWDQCLTVIMKIKKLGYAKIGNILRIATLDVLSKELNDKVKEYNDRKQIDPTKVQIFPISFAEGSDLQDKMKIFLTKDRGSISFDSRTNSMIVIDTEDVLKKIGIMIRNLDTPPAQVLIEGKIVEANENFQNQIGVNWGFSGQAVSLVKGKVEMTPNFSLGKASSTSEYGFGLNIGVLDVLGSLAATLALLEKEDKVKVLSSPRVVSINNNKATISAKNDVKNAVVDNTGKLIEGATMSTALTLEVTPQVTNDGSVKMNIKVLRSYPGIASNPSLPASAPKYERNVETNVLVKNGQTSVIGGIFQNDTAEGEVGISGLKDIPILGYLFRQKSSSRINTELLVFLTPKILTYNDIEAVKQ; encoded by the coding sequence ATGAATTTGAAAAGAAAAATAATATTTGTACTCGCCTTAGGATATTTTGTGGTATCCTGTTCTTCTCAACCAACAGGTTCCGATGAAGACTTAGCCTCGGATAAGGGTGCCAGTTCAGAGGTAGCGGCTAGTGATACAAATGCGGATCCCGCTGTCGAGAAACCTTCTGAAGGTTCAGATCCAGTAGATGAGTTTAGTGAAAATACTCCAGAGAACCCTCCGCCTCCGACAGCAGAGAATCCGCCACCGCAAGAGCCAGCTAAGGACGAGTTTTCTCTGAACGAGGCTCCTCAGCCTGAGCCAGCACCGTCCGAACAGCCGATGCAAGACCAGCCCCTCGCAGAACAACCGCCTGCAGAACCACAACCACAACCTCAGCAGCAGGAACTTCCTCCACAGGAAACAGCGGCTCCGGTGGTTGTCAGTGAACCAGCACCCGTAAATAAACCAGTCACAATTAAAGGGATACAATTCAAAGGTAATGATACTGGCGGTTCATTGGTTTTGGAAGCTTCAGGTCCCTTTACCTACACGACCAGAAAAAAACCTGAGCTCAATCAACTGATTATTGAAATTCCCAACTCTGAAGTTTTGGCAAAAGTTTTACGCCCTCTAAATATGAAAGAATTCAAAGGTGGAATAGCTTCTGTGGATACTTATAAAAATCCTGGAACTCAAATTACGAGAGTGGTTTTGCAATTGAGAGCTGGGGCGAGTGATCCATTTATTCAGTTGGAGGGAAATTCTTTGGTTGTGGCGACTAACGAAGCCACTGAGAAAACAGATCAAGTGGTAAATACAGATAAGTTGGAGGAAATGAAACAATCTTCCTCTCAAGAGTTTTCTTCAAAAAATGATTCGCAGAGTACAAGTAAGTTAAATTCCTCTAGCGTTTTGACAGGACAAGAAAGTATTTCAGAGTTTTTAGAGAAAAACACTAAATTCTATGGAGAAATTATTGATTGTAATTTTGATGATATGGAGACTAAAGAAGTTATAAACCTATTGGCTTCCTCTGCTAATATTAATTTAATTACGGAAGAAGTTCCAGTTTCTAAAATATCAATAAGTCTGAATCGAGTGGCTTGGGATCAATGTTTAACAGTCATTATGAAAATTAAAAAACTGGGCTATGCGAAAATTGGTAATATTTTGAGAATCGCAACTTTAGATGTTTTGTCAAAAGAACTCAATGACAAGGTAAAAGAATACAATGATCGAAAACAGATCGATCCGACAAAGGTACAGATTTTCCCTATCAGTTTTGCAGAGGGAAGTGACTTGCAAGACAAAATGAAAATCTTTTTAACTAAGGATCGTGGAAGTATTTCCTTTGATTCGCGCACCAATTCGATGATTGTGATTGATACAGAAGATGTGCTTAAAAAAATAGGCATCATGATAAGAAATTTAGATACCCCTCCGGCTCAAGTTCTGATTGAAGGTAAAATTGTTGAAGCTAATGAAAACTTTCAAAATCAGATTGGCGTGAATTGGGGGTTCTCAGGACAGGCCGTAAGTTTAGTAAAAGGAAAAGTAGAGATGACTCCAAATTTCTCTTTAGGGAAAGCAAGTAGTACTTCTGAATATGGATTTGGACTTAATATTGGTGTTCTAGATGTGTTGGGAAGTTTAGCTGCAACCTTAGCTCTTTTGGAAAAAGAAGATAAGGTCAAAGTTTTGTCTTCGCCGCGGGTTGTGAGTATTAATAATAATAAAGCAACTATTTCTGCAAAAAATGATGTTAAAAATGCTGTTGTTGATAATACAGGAAAATTGATAGAGGGGGCGACAATGTCTACAGCCTTAACTTTAGAAGTGACTCCTCAGGTAACAAATGACGGTTCCGTCAAAATGAATATCAAAGTATTGCGATCCTATCCAGGTATTGCCTCAAATCCTTCGTTACCGGCATCGGCTCCCAAATATGAAAGAAATGTGGAAACCAATGTGTTAGTAAAAAATGGACAAACGTCGGTTATTGGTGGAATATTTCAAAATGATACAGCCGAAGGTGAAGTGGGTATTTCTGGCTTAAAAGATATCCCTATTTTGGGGTATTTATTTAGGCAGAAAAGCTCATCCAGGATTAATACCGAGCTTTTAGTGTTTTTAACTCCAAAGATTTTAACGTATAATGACATAGAGGCGGTTAAACAGTGA
- a CDS encoding pilus assembly protein PilP codes for MIKLFLFLFLFNQAFAEEGKTEVNPNPNAAATSPPTTPATAPVTAVPLEENQVTAPINESKNDFEYNENEGRDPFKRYRDPSLILQSKQDPKKEEIDLALLKIRNIKTILVPVDVILLGIVYNKDNPVAAIKVKEGKTYYMKKNDQIGRNEGKIVDITSNSVLIEQFRNFDGQKILEKVVLKFKKNEQN; via the coding sequence GTGATCAAATTATTTCTTTTTTTATTTTTATTTAATCAGGCTTTTGCCGAAGAGGGTAAGACCGAAGTAAATCCAAATCCTAATGCAGCGGCTACGTCCCCGCCTACGACTCCAGCTACGGCCCCAGTTACTGCTGTTCCCTTGGAGGAAAACCAGGTTACCGCACCTATAAATGAATCAAAAAATGATTTTGAATATAACGAAAATGAAGGCCGAGATCCATTTAAAAGATACCGTGATCCAAGTCTTATCTTGCAGTCCAAACAAGATCCCAAAAAAGAGGAAATAGATCTGGCTTTGCTAAAAATTAGAAATATTAAAACCATTTTGGTACCTGTTGATGTGATTCTTTTAGGAATAGTTTATAATAAAGACAACCCCGTGGCGGCCATCAAAGTTAAGGAAGGTAAAACTTATTATATGAAAAAGAATGATCAAATTGGTCGAAATGAAGGTAAAATAGTTGATATTACAAGTAACTCCGTGCTGATAGAGCAATTTAGAAATTTCGATGGGCAAAAAATTTTAGAAAAAGTTGTCCTAAAGTTTAAAAAAAATGAACAGAATTAG
- a CDS encoding ACP S-malonyltransferase, translated as MKKRVVVVCPGRGSYTKETLGYLKKYDSKFPDFISQLDSEKQHLNEITISELDKAPLFNPQLHTKGEHASTLIYACAFADFLNLDKENYEIVAVTGNSMGWYIAMAVAGSFGIKEAFKVINTMGSMMKDEVIGGQIIYPIMDSDWKIIEEKKILVLNSLMEVNLISGCEAYISIFLGGYLVIGGNQKALNHLLKTLPKYENYPFQLLNHAAFHTPLLKMTSQQAFQELPLSLLDTPKLPLVDGRGHLWMPYSTDLTELYQYTLEHQVLEPYDFSKAITYCLKEFCPDQVILLGPGNSLGGALGQIFIENNWKSLSSKSDFILLQKENPFLVSLGRD; from the coding sequence ATGAAGAAAAGAGTCGTGGTTGTCTGCCCTGGACGGGGGTCTTATACCAAAGAAACCCTGGGCTATTTAAAAAAATATGATTCAAAATTTCCAGATTTTATTTCTCAGTTAGATTCGGAAAAGCAGCATTTGAATGAAATAACCATTTCAGAATTGGATAAGGCCCCTTTGTTTAACCCTCAGTTGCATACTAAAGGCGAACATGCATCAACACTTATTTACGCTTGTGCCTTTGCTGATTTTTTAAATTTGGACAAAGAAAATTACGAGATCGTAGCCGTTACTGGAAATTCAATGGGGTGGTATATTGCCATGGCGGTGGCAGGATCTTTTGGAATTAAGGAAGCCTTCAAAGTTATCAATACCATGGGTTCAATGATGAAAGATGAGGTCATCGGGGGACAAATCATTTATCCCATCATGGATTCCGATTGGAAAATAATTGAAGAAAAAAAAATATTAGTTCTAAACTCCCTCATGGAAGTCAATTTGATCTCTGGCTGTGAAGCTTACATTTCCATTTTTTTGGGAGGGTATTTAGTCATCGGTGGGAACCAAAAGGCATTGAATCACTTATTAAAAACCTTACCCAAATACGAAAATTACCCGTTTCAGCTCTTGAATCATGCTGCTTTTCATACGCCATTACTAAAAATGACGTCGCAACAAGCCTTTCAAGAGCTTCCCCTCAGTTTGTTGGATACGCCTAAATTACCCCTTGTTGATGGCCGTGGGCACCTGTGGATGCCGTATTCAACTGACTTAACAGAGTTATATCAATACACTCTAGAGCATCAGGTTCTTGAACCCTATGATTTTAGCAAAGCGATCACTTATTGTTTGAAGGAATTTTGCCCTGATCAGGTGATTCTTTTGGGCCCAGGAAACTCCCTTGGTGGAGCGCTGGGTCAGATATTTATTGAAAATAATTGGAAAAGTTTGAGCTCAAAATCAGATTTTATTTTGTTGCAAAAAGAAAATCCATTTCTTGTTTCCTTAGGTAGGGATTAA